Within the Irregularibacter muris genome, the region GAAAAACCAGTGATGTTTTAAAGGTAAAAGGTACAGTATTGCCTGTAACATTAGAAGATATTATTCTCTATGCAGAATTAAAAAATGGGGAAATTGTAAAGGGTGAATCCCAAATCCCCATAGTGGCTAAGGAAAAAGGACAAAAAATTAAAAGAGTATCTATTGAACCCTCAAAGGTAGAACCTCTGCAATACGGTCTTAAAGCCATAAGAGAGGCAGATGCCATCATTTTGGGACCAGGGAGCCTATATACCAGCATTATTCCCAATCTATTGGTGGATGGAATTGGCAATGAAATCAGCCAATCCAAGGCCCTTAAAATCTATGTCTCAAATATTATGACCCAGTCGGGGGAAACCGATGGTTATAGCGTAGGGGAACATATTGAAGCCATAGTAAAACATGCAGGAAATACCCAAAAACCCATTATAGATTATGTCATTGCCAATAATGGAGAAATACCGGATTACCTCATAGAGAAATATAAAAGGGAAGATTCTTCCCCTGTAACTCTAAAGGAGGAGGAGGTAAGTCAATCCACCTATCAATATATTATTGATAATTTTGTAGAGATTAAAAAACATTATCTCCGTCATGATACAGATAAAGTGGCAAAGACTATTTTTCAATTAATAGCCGATGAAAAACTAATATGGGACAAAACCAGACTATTGGATTATAATTATATAAAATCCCATTTAAGAGAGAAAAACAATAAACGAAACCAGTCCTAGATATTTAGGACTGATTTTTATTGATAAAATTTAGAAAATTTTTAGATCTGACATGCATAAAAGTGGTAATATGGTTATAGGGATTAATGATAATAGAGAATAGAAAAAATGAAAAAAGGGAGGGATAGACATATTTGGATTAGGCATTTCCCAAGAAATATTTTGGATTGGGGTTATGATCGTGTTTGTCATTATAGAAGCTGTGACTTTAGGTCTTACCACGATTTGGTTTGCCCTGGGAGCTCTCATTGCCTTATTAGCATCCATGCTGGGAGCATCTTTACCTATACAAATTTTTCTGTTTTTGTTGGGATCGGGAATATCCTTATATTTTACAAGACCGGTTGTACAGAAAATATTAAAGGTTGGCCATACCAGGACCAATGTGGATGGTTTAGTTGGACAAAAGGCTAGAGTGATTGAAAGGGTAAATCCCGTAGAAGGCAAGGGCAAAGTCATGGTGGCAGGACAAGTTTGGTCTGCCAAGACACTAGATGGATGTATCCTTGAAGAGGATGAAGAAGTAGAAATATTGGATATACAAGGTGTTAAATTGGTTGTAAAGACCCTACAAGAATAGAAAGGAAGGATAAAATGTTATCATTTATAGTAGGTTTTATTATTATTGTGGCAATTATTAGTTTAGTAATTAGCAATATTCGAATTGTACCCCAAGCTACAGCCTTTGTTATTGAAAGATTGGGAGCTTATCAAGGAACCTGGAGTGTGGGGCTTCATGTGAAGGTGCCTTTAATTGATCGAGTGGCCAATAGAGTATCCCTAAAAGAAAGAGTCGTGGATTTTCCCCCTCAACCTGTAATTACCAAGGATAACGTTACTATGCAAATTGATACCGTGGTATATTATCAGATTACCGATTCTAAATCCTATACCTATGGAGTAGAAAATCCTATTTCAGCCATAGAAAATCTCACAGCTACTACCCTAAGAAATATTATAGGAGATTTAGAGCTTGATGAAACCCTTACTTCTAGAGATACCATCAATACCCAAATGAGGAGTATCCTAGATGAAGCAACTGATCCCTGGGGGATCAAAGTAAATCGAGTAGAATTGAAAAACATTATTCCCCCTGCTGAAATTCAAGATGCTATGGAAAGACAAATGAAAGCAGAGCGAGAGAGACGGGAAGCTATCCTTAGGGCAGAGGGAGAGAAAAAATCTGCTGTTTTAGTATCAGAAGGAAGAAAAGAATCTGCCATTTTAGAAGCCCAGGCTGAAAAAGAGGCAGCAATTCTTCGGGCGGAAGCCAAAAAAGAGGCACAAATCCGAGAAGCAGAAGGTCAAGCAGAAGCCATTTTAAAAGTGCAAGAAGCTACCGCAGAGGGCTTGCGTATGCTAAATCAAGCTGCGCCTACCCAAGAGGTTATTTCTCTAAAAAGCTTAGAAGCCTTTGCTAAAGCAGCCGACGGCAAGGCTACAAAAATTATCATCCCCTCAGAAATTCAAGGATTGGCAGGACTGGCAACGTCCTTAGGAGAATTTGTGAAGAAGGAAGATTAAGATGGAAAGAGATTGTGTAAACACAATCTCTTTTTTAATATTCATAGAGAAACAGGACCCAATACTGTGCAGTGGCTTAAACAATGTGTAGAAGGGGAAATAATAAGAGGAATAACTGATCTTGGTTTTGCTGGACAGGGGTATCCTTTCAAACAATCTCAGAAAATTTGTGTTAAGTGGACAGTAAGATACAGTACAAAAAATATTAATATTACGTTGGTCTAGTACATGGTAAACACCTTAATTATTAAGTATATTTGTGATTAAATAGATATACAAATAAATGAAATTAAACGTATAAATGCATCAAGATATAAAAATCTTGATGCATTTATTTTGATGTAGGAAAATTCGTCTAGCTAGCAAGGGACCAAATTTTCCTATATCACTAGAGTGGCGATAGCCGCCTTCTTGTATATAGACCTAAAATTTTCTGTTTAATAGGAGAATATTATGCATATAGGCATATACATACAATGCAAATACCTTCCCAAAATAAAAGTGCTAATAATTGAAACATAAATTTGAAAAGTCTTTAAAGTTTTTAATTAGGTAAAACTATTTGTTAGTCTATTACGAATATAAATATGTGCAGGTAAGAAGGGACTCTTAATTCTTCCTATGGAAGTGAGGCATGAGATGTGAATGAAGAGCTACAATGGATAAAGCAGATTAGATTAGAATCAAATAAGATGGCAGCAAATAAGCTTATAACTAAATATTATAAAGAAATATATGCTTATATATACAGACAAACCTTAAACAAGGAATTATCTATGGATCTAACCCAAGAAATATTTATAAGGGTACTACAATCTATCAGTAACTATGATGAGAAAAAGGCTTCTTTTAGAACATGGCTATACAGGATATCTACCTATAGGATTGTAGATTATTATCGATCAAAGCATTATAAATACAATTCTCTAGAGACTTCCATTAATGATTATGACATTAAAGATAATGAAGATTTTACGATATCGGTGGAATACAAGGAAGATGTTGAAAAAATCATGGAAGTAGTAAACAAATTGGATATTTCAAATCAGCGAATTTTAAGACTAAAGCTTTTTGCAGACTACACTTTTAAGGAAATATCGGAGATACTTGGGCTTTCTGAGTCTACAGTAAAAACAAAATATTATTCTACTGTAAAAAGAATAAAGAAAGACTTGAAGGAGTGGTAAATATGCCAAAGCATAGATTAAAAATAGATTTTCCCAATGAAAGGATAATAGAATCCCAGATTCAAAAAATTATTTCTAAAGGCATTAAGCCAAAGGAATCTTTTTATGGCTATGTGAAGAATATGTATCAAAGAATAGGACTAAGGTATATATTTCACGATGCAACGGAAATTGCCTTCACATTTTTTATTGTTGCATTTATTTTAGTCCGTTTAACCATGGGGATAGCCATGGAGACTGGAGTACCCGATGAAAGCATATATTCCTTTATCTTTATTATTTCTCCCCTTTTATATTTATCCATGGCCTTAGTATCCTTTGTGAATACAAGGCTGAATGATACTTATGATCTTGAAATGACTTGTAAGTACAATATATATCAATTAGCTGCCTTTAGGATGCTCATATTTAGTATTACGAGTATTATAGCCAATACACTTATGATTTATTTTGTAACAATCATCTATCGACAAATGGATTTTTTCACTGCCTTAATGATTTCTACAACATCCCTATTTACATTTTCTACAATATTGTTATATGGAATGCAGAAACGAAATATCCCTATTATAAGATACTTTATAGTGGGAGGATGGATATTAGCTAATTTACTACTAATTATTTATAGTAAGAAATTTTATAATATGTTACTTAGCCATATTCCAATATATGTGTATTTAGTAGTCGCAATCGGCTGTATTTACACCTATATAAAAAATTTAAAGAAACTTATATTTTCCAGTGATTTAGGAGGAATGATTTAAATGTTAACAATATACAATGTTAGTAAAAACTTTGGGGATTTTTCTGCCCTTGAAAATATTAATCTTGAATTTACAAATGGAGTATATGGTTTATTAGCCCCTAATGGTGCAGGCAAGACGACCTTAATGAAGATAATAACTACACTGCTTTATCCCAGTGGAGGTGAGGTGCTTTATGATGGTCAAGATATTTTCAAAATGGGAGAGAATTATCGAGATATACTAGGCTATTTACCTCAAGAATTTGGATACTATAAAAATTATAGCCCAAAGCAATACCTTCTATATATAGCAGCTATAAAGGGAATAGAAGACAAAGTGGCCAAGGAAAGAGTGAAGAAACTTTTAAGGCTTGTAGCCTTGGAAGATGTTACAAATAAAAAGATGAAAAAATTCTCGGGTGGGATGATTCAACGAGTGGGAATAGCTCAAGCTATGTTAAATAATCCTAAAATTCTCATATTAGATGAACCAACAGCAGGGTTAGATCCAAGGGAAAGGGTACGATTTAGAAATCTTCTAACAGATCTGTCTAGGGAGAGGATTGTTATCCTATCAACCCATATTGTATCTGATGTGGAGTCCATAGCCAATGAAATTGTAATGATTAAAGATAAGGGGATTCTTTATAAAGATAGTATAAAAAATATCTGTAAGATAATAGAAGGAATGATATACGAAACTGAAATTGATTTTCAGGATGCTTCAAGTTTTAAAAGACGCTATCAATCTTTATCTGAAAAGCAAGAGGAAGGAAAAATGAAAATAAGATTTATATCTAAAGAAGCTCCTATTTCCACATGGAGATCAGTATCCCCAAGTCTTGAAGATGTATTTTTGTATATATATAATGATGGAACATTAGAAGGGGATAATGTATAAATGAATATAAGAGTCCATGAATTTAAAAAAGTGATTACTTCCCCAGTCATTATAGGACTCATAGTATTGTTTATAACTTTTAATTTTGTGTTAATCTTTCAACATAATTATATAGGAGATGAACTTCCAATCATAAATGAGCTTGTTAATAAGCTAGGATATGAAATCAACGATGAAATGCTGGGAAACTTTCAAGACTATTATGGAGATAAACTTAAAAAGATGAATGAAATGACATATACTAAGACCTCTAAAACTTATGTTAATGTAGGAAGTTTTCTAGAGGAAGTGGAGAGTAACTATGGGTTATATAAAGTTTATACAGATGAAGAGTTAGATTTTGTTAATCAGTTAATGGTTATAGAAACGTATCTTAGTTTAATAGAAGATATGGAGGATAAATATGCAACCCTTGATATGATGGAATTCGCAGAAGGACAGATATCCATGTATGGTCTCAGTGGTAGTGCTGCTGAAACAGTTAGAAGTAATTATCTAAAACTTGGAGAGAGACTAAACCAGCTCTTAGAAAATGGTGAGCATAAAAATATGTTTTTTATTGGACCAATATATAGAATGCATTCCTTATTATTTGAGAATATATTTAAAATGATAATTTTCCAGATAATGATCATAGTTGTCCTCATAACAGGTTATCTAATGAACTATGAATTTGAAAACAAAACCCCCCTTGTAGTCTATAGTACAAAGAGAGGGAGAAATATAATCTGGGACAAACTATTAGTATCAATAAGCAGTGGAATGATTGCCACAACACTTATTATGGGGATTACTTTAATAGGTTATTTCTCAGTATTTAGTTATACAGGACTTTGGAATGTCCCTATAAGTAATTACTTTAACTGGGAAAGTGTCTTTCCCCTTATTTCCTGGTGGAATATGTCCTTTCTCCAGTATTTAATAAGTTCAATCATTTTGACTTACATTTGTGGCATATTATTTACAGGCATTACATTTATACTGTCTATATTTACAAAAAGCAGCTATATTTCATTTTTTGCCTTTGGAATCCTATTTGGATTAATCTTGCTCATGCCTAATATAATGCCAAAGGACAATAACTTAATATTTGTACTAGGGTTCACCCCATTTAATTTAGTCCTTAATCCACACATTTGGTTTACAGGTACAGATCCCTTTTCAATCTTTAAGCATTATGAAACTATTACGGTAGGAGTATGGTCTCTATTCCTATTTATCACGGCGAGATTATCTGCTAGAAAATTTAAAAGAGAAGACATTTACTAAGGAGGCTATTTATGAAAATAGTTTTACATGAAATAAAAAAGGTTTTTAGGCTTAAAATGATTATAATAGTGATGTTTATGAGTTTGATCTTATATTTTTTACATACAAGTTATTATATAGATCACTTTCCAAATGGTAGACCCGCCTTAGATTCTTATAATATAAGTTTAGAAATGTTGGAGAATTATGGAGAGTCCATAGATGAGGAAGAATTTATACATTTCAAAAAAGTTTATGAAAAAGAGATAGAAAGAGCAAATCAGTATCTACAAGACAATAAATTAGCTAGAGAAACGGGTATAAGTACCTATGAAGAATTTCGTTCTATGGATCTGGCTGTAGAAAGTTTTCGTGAATTTAGTAGCTATATCATGTTTGAAGAAAATGTAGATTCTTTTTGGGAATTACAAGCTAGAGAAGATTTAATAAGAGATTATGAAGAAAAGGAAATATTCATCGAAGGGATTTCGAAAGTAAGTAATAAACAGCAAAGACAAAGAATTGATGAAGTTGTTAATGAAGGGATCATCAATTCAATATTTCCAGGTTTAATCCTTGATAACTATAGAAGTTATATAAGACAAGTATCTCTGATCATTCTTTTAAGTGTTATATTTATGCTATCTCCAATCTATTTAAGAGATAAGACTAATAATATAAATTACATCCAATATACATCTAAAATTGGTAGGAGGTTATTTAAAAAGAAGGCCGTAGCAGCTATAATAGCATCCTTTATCATAATAACATTGCAACTAATAGTGTTCTTCCTACTATATGCAACAAACCATACAGGGATGTTTTTAAATTCTAATATAATATCAATCTTTAGTAAAACCATATTTTGGTATAACCTTACTTTTACCCAATATATTATTTTGACTGTTATGGGAATATATGCACTTGGATTTATTATTGCCTTGACGGTAAGTTTTATATCTAGTTTAGCACCTAATTACATAACCATGATTGCAATCCAGATACCCTTAGTATTTTTTACTTCAAAAGTATTAATTATACATCTTATACATAGTTTAGCAGATATTAGTCTTCCTAAGTATTCCAGGGGCATAGCATATCTTGGTTTAATAATGCTATCATTAATACTAAATATTATAAGATGGAAGAGAGAAAAAGTTGTGGATATAGCCTAATTTTCATTTATCAATACTTTTAAAATAGACAGATATAGAGGATAAGGGATAGTTGAAGGATGAAAGAATAAAATTAGGAAAAGTAAGTTGTAAATATAAAATTATTCATTGATATATTCATTGATAAACTATATCATGTATATAATTTATATAAATACCAACTAAAGGTACCTTATGAGATTTTTCAACATATTCATAGAGCAAGAATAAAAAGGGGGGCTTTGATGATTACTGATTATCATGTTCACTTGGAGACAGGACCCTATACTATGCAGTGGCTTAAACAATATGTAGAGGCAGCACAAAAACAGGGAGTAACCGACTTGGGATTTTCTGAGCACGGATACCGCTTTAAGCAGTCAAAAGAAATATTATGGAATTCTTGGATTGAAAAAAGACAAACAGAGGATATAGAGGATTATGTGAATTTAATTTTAAAAGCGAAAAAACAGGGATTGCCAGTTAAGTTAGGTATAGAAATGGATTTTATACCAGGCAAGGAGGAAGAAATCGAGGAGTTTCTAAATCCCTATCCTTGGGATTATGTCATTGGTTCTGTTCATTGGTTAGGGGATTGGGGATTTGATATAATAGAGAGGAGAGAAGGTTGGAAGAATAAGAATGTCATGAAGGTTTATGAGGAATATTTTTATATCATAAAGCAATTATTGGACTCCCAACAATTTGATATAGTAGGGCATATTGATGTAATAAAAGTACTTGGACATCAGCCTGAAAAAAAAGATCAAGATTTACTAGAGGAACTTTATGATGAACTCATTCCCCATATAAAAGATAGTGGTATTACTGTGGAAATGAGTACCGCAGGGCTTAGAAAGCCTGTACAAGAACTCTATCCTTCAAGATTGTTAATGGAGAAATTAAGGTCTCATGGTATTCCCATGATGATCAATTCTGATGCCCATCGGCCAGAGGATGTGGGAAGAGATTATGATAAGGGCATTGCTTATTTAAAACAATATGATATTGGAGAAATTAGCACCTTTGAAAATCGAAAAAGAAAAATAGTTCCCTTAGGCTAAAAGAATACAATAAAATAAAAATAGGCTATGGATATAGCCTATTTTTATTTATAATTCTACATAAAAGGTATCATTTACATTTTCCACCTGATTTAGTTGTTCTATGATAGATGCTTCTACCTCTCTATCAATTCCTAAAAAAGCAATGGCATTTCCCCCAGCCCGATTGCGTCCTACCTGCATGGTGCCAATATTGATGTTTGCCTTACCGAGTATTGTTCCAAACTTTCCTACAATGCCAGGCTTATCAATATGGTCGGTAATGATTAAATGTCCCTCTGGGAGAATATCGATGGTAAAACCATTAAAGTTTACAAATCTGGGACCATATCCATTTAATAAAGTACCAGAAATAAATTTCTCCTCAATATTGGTTTTTAACTTTACAGTAATCAAATTAGTAAAACCATGGGTTTTAGAAGAACGAATTTCTAATACCTCAATATCTCGTTTTTTGGCCAGAAGGGGGGCATTGACATCATTCACTTCGGCAACTCCTAAGTGTTGCCGAAGGATACCCTTTAGAATATTACGGGTTAGAATATTAATCTCTTGATCGGCTATATTCCCAGAATAATGAATTTCTATTTTTTCGATAGCTCCTAAAATAATGCTAGAAATAAAGACGCCTAACTTTTCAGCTAAGGAAATAAAGGGCCTGATATGATGGAGGATTTCTGGAGAGAGGGCAGGCATATTCACAGCATTTTTAAAGGGTAAATTTTTTAAATAATGATATATTTCCTGAGCCACATCTATAGCAACATTTAGCTGAGCTTCTTGGGTAGAGGCTCCTAAATGGGGAGTGGTTATAACTTTAGGATGTTTTAGAAGAGGACTATCTAAGGGCGGTTCCTTTTCATAGACATCCAAGGCAGCTACTTCAACAACGCCTTCATCTAAGGCCTTCATCAAAGCCTCTTCTTTAAT harbors:
- a CDS encoding gluconeogenesis factor YvcK family protein, which gives rise to MNPLHWLDPGMKIKRWILLGIAGVFSTSIGIAYILKSFPLGKLRTFPLLFILLGMVLMVIALRQGFISLISCLGEGNEALESFPKSLSPYILKEKIKIKGPKIVVIGGGTGSSVLLRGLKKYTSNITAIVTVADDGGSSGKLREDLGMLPPGDIRSCILALADTEPTMEKLLQYRFKEGSLKGQSFGNLFIAAMNEITGNFEEAVRKTSDVLKVKGTVLPVTLEDIILYAELKNGEIVKGESQIPIVAKEKGQKIKRVSIEPSKVEPLQYGLKAIREADAIILGPGSLYTSIIPNLLVDGIGNEISQSKALKIYVSNIMTQSGETDGYSVGEHIEAIVKHAGNTQKPIIDYVIANNGEIPDYLIEKYKREDSSPVTLKEEEVSQSTYQYIIDNFVEIKKHYLRHDTDKVAKTIFQLIADEKLIWDKTRLLDYNYIKSHLREKNNKRNQS
- a CDS encoding NfeD family protein — its product is MFVIIEAVTLGLTTIWFALGALIALLASMLGASLPIQIFLFLLGSGISLYFTRPVVQKILKVGHTRTNVDGLVGQKARVIERVNPVEGKGKVMVAGQVWSAKTLDGCILEEDEEVEILDIQGVKLVVKTLQE
- a CDS encoding SPFH domain-containing protein — translated: MLSFIVGFIIIVAIISLVISNIRIVPQATAFVIERLGAYQGTWSVGLHVKVPLIDRVANRVSLKERVVDFPPQPVITKDNVTMQIDTVVYYQITDSKSYTYGVENPISAIENLTATTLRNIIGDLELDETLTSRDTINTQMRSILDEATDPWGIKVNRVELKNIIPPAEIQDAMERQMKAERERREAILRAEGEKKSAVLVSEGRKESAILEAQAEKEAAILRAEAKKEAQIREAEGQAEAILKVQEATAEGLRMLNQAAPTQEVISLKSLEAFAKAADGKATKIIIPSEIQGLAGLATSLGEFVKKED
- a CDS encoding RNA polymerase sigma factor — protein: MNEELQWIKQIRLESNKMAANKLITKYYKEIYAYIYRQTLNKELSMDLTQEIFIRVLQSISNYDEKKASFRTWLYRISTYRIVDYYRSKHYKYNSLETSINDYDIKDNEDFTISVEYKEDVEKIMEVVNKLDISNQRILRLKLFADYTFKEISEILGLSESTVKTKYYSTVKRIKKDLKEW
- a CDS encoding ABC transporter ATP-binding protein codes for the protein MLTIYNVSKNFGDFSALENINLEFTNGVYGLLAPNGAGKTTLMKIITTLLYPSGGEVLYDGQDIFKMGENYRDILGYLPQEFGYYKNYSPKQYLLYIAAIKGIEDKVAKERVKKLLRLVALEDVTNKKMKKFSGGMIQRVGIAQAMLNNPKILILDEPTAGLDPRERVRFRNLLTDLSRERIVILSTHIVSDVESIANEIVMIKDKGILYKDSIKNICKIIEGMIYETEIDFQDASSFKRRYQSLSEKQEEGKMKIRFISKEAPISTWRSVSPSLEDVFLYIYNDGTLEGDNV
- a CDS encoding ABC transporter permease subunit; the encoded protein is MNIRVHEFKKVITSPVIIGLIVLFITFNFVLIFQHNYIGDELPIINELVNKLGYEINDEMLGNFQDYYGDKLKKMNEMTYTKTSKTYVNVGSFLEEVESNYGLYKVYTDEELDFVNQLMVIETYLSLIEDMEDKYATLDMMEFAEGQISMYGLSGSAAETVRSNYLKLGERLNQLLENGEHKNMFFIGPIYRMHSLLFENIFKMIIFQIMIIVVLITGYLMNYEFENKTPLVVYSTKRGRNIIWDKLLVSISSGMIATTLIMGITLIGYFSVFSYTGLWNVPISNYFNWESVFPLISWWNMSFLQYLISSIILTYICGILFTGITFILSIFTKSSYISFFAFGILFGLILLMPNIMPKDNNLIFVLGFTPFNLVLNPHIWFTGTDPFSIFKHYETITVGVWSLFLFITARLSARKFKREDIY
- a CDS encoding histidinol-phosphatase; the encoded protein is MITDYHVHLETGPYTMQWLKQYVEAAQKQGVTDLGFSEHGYRFKQSKEILWNSWIEKRQTEDIEDYVNLILKAKKQGLPVKLGIEMDFIPGKEEEIEEFLNPYPWDYVIGSVHWLGDWGFDIIERREGWKNKNVMKVYEEYFYIIKQLLDSQQFDIVGHIDVIKVLGHQPEKKDQDLLEELYDELIPHIKDSGITVEMSTAGLRKPVQELYPSRLLMEKLRSHGIPMMINSDAHRPEDVGRDYDKGIAYLKQYDIGEISTFENRKRKIVPLG
- the serA gene encoding phosphoglycerate dehydrogenase → MQKILVSDTISEIGLKKLLEAKDIQVDIKPDLHTDELKNIIGQYQGLLVRSQTKVTRDIIKAAKNLLVIGRAGVGIDNIDIKAASEQGIAVINAPDGNTISTAELSFAMIMSMARWIPQSHSDLKQGIWNRKKYVGVELNNKVLGIIGMGRIGSEVAKRAKAFHMHILAYDPYITQERAKQLGIHLGTIDEIFTQADFITIHTPLTKDTKYLIDEKAFSMMKKGVRLANCARGGIIKEEALMKALDEGVVEVAALDVYEKEPPLDSPLLKHPKVITTPHLGASTQEAQLNVAIDVAQEIYHYLKNLPFKNAVNMPALSPEILHHIRPFISLAEKLGVFISSIILGAIEKIEIHYSGNIADQEINILTRNILKGILRQHLGVAEVNDVNAPLLAKKRDIEVLEIRSSKTHGFTNLITVKLKTNIEEKFISGTLLNGYGPRFVNFNGFTIDILPEGHLIITDHIDKPGIVGKFGTILGKANINIGTMQVGRNRAGGNAIAFLGIDREVEASIIEQLNQVENVNDTFYVEL